One Pygocentrus nattereri isolate fPygNat1 chromosome 23, fPygNat1.pri, whole genome shotgun sequence genomic window carries:
- the LOC108430447 gene encoding UDP-glucuronosyltransferase 2C1-like isoform X8: protein MGKADIWLIRTYWDFEYPRPFLPNFKFVGGLHCKPAKPLPKEMEEFVQSSGDDGIVVFSLGSMVKNLTKERANTIAAALGQIPQKVLWRYTGEKPDTLAPNTRLYDWIPQNDLLGHPKTKAFITHGGTNGLYEAIYHGVPMVGIPLFADQPDNLLHMKTKGAAVMLEYNKMQTKDLKDALTEVINNPSYKESMMRLSRIHHDQPMKPLDQAVFWIEFVMRNKGAKHLRVAAHDLTWYQYYCLDVAAFLLSIVALVTFIFVKSCAWLFRKCCRRTSAKSKKE, encoded by the exons ATGGGAAAAGCGGACATCTGGTTAATCAGAACTTACTGGGACTTTGAGTATCCACGACCATTCCTGCCAAACTTCAAATTTGTGGGGGGGCTGCACTGCAAGCCTGCGAAACCACTTCCAAAA GAGATGGAGGAGTTTGTTCAGAGCTCAGGGGATGATGGCATTGTGGTCTTTTCCCTGGGCTCCATGGTGAAGAACCTCACCAAAGAGAGAGCCAACACCATCGCTGCAGCACTCGGGCAGATCCCACAGAAG GTCTTGTGGCGGTATACAGGAGAGAAACCAGACACTCTTGCTCCAAACACAAGACTCTATGACTGGATTCCCCAGAATGACTTACTAG GACATCCTAAAACCAAGGCCTTCATCACTCATGGTGGAACTAATGGACTATATGAAGCTATTTACCATGGTGTCCCAATGGTGGGCATTCCGCTCTTTGCCGACCAGCCAGATAATCTGCTTCACATGAAAACCAAAGGAGCGGCTGTTATGCTCGAATACAACAAAATGCAGACCAAAGACCTGAAGGACGCTCTCACCGAAGTTATTAACAATCCCTC GTACAAAGAGAGCATGATGAGGCTTTCCCGAATCCACCATGATCAGCCGATGAAGCCGCTGGACCAGGCTGTCTTCTGGATCGAGTTTGTGATGCGCAACAAGGGGGCCAAGCACCTGAGGGTGGCGGCCCATGACCTCACTTGGTACCAGTACTACTGCCTGGATGTCGCTGCCTTTTTGCTGTCCATAGTCGCTCTGGTCACATTCATCTTTGTGAAATCGTGTGCTTGGCTCTTCCGTAAATGTTGCAGAAGGACCTCAGCAAAGAGCAAAAAAGAGTGA
- the LOC108430447 gene encoding UDP-glucuronosyltransferase 2C1-like isoform X9 — MRFSGICKLDCNKATSSLAVNSDMMVNSNFIPFVALLLSGSKITLSGKILVLPGEYSHWHNMRIIVDELAARNHSVTVLVHTATPTVKHMEKENFKYIVFKINMEKTHTEIMWQNFINAWMNETVTGIKTLSLFWNILSEFEEYFGAACEGMLLNQELIASLRESHFDVLLFDPMMPCSDLLAENLGLPQVLSIRFTLAYSLERLCGQLPTPPSYVPAVASQGHLTDHMNFIQRVENVLLYVAHTAVFKRQIMLMFDKYYTKITGKPTTLCDTMGKADIWLIRTYWDFEYPRPFLPNFKFVGGLHCKPAKPLPKEMEEFVQSSGDDGIVVFSLGSMVKNLTKERANTIAAALGQIPQKVLWRYTGEKPDTLAPNTRLYDWIPQNDLLGHPKTKAFITHGGTNGLYEAIYHGVPMVGIPLFADQPDNLLHMKTKGAAVMLEYNKMQTKDLKDALTEVINNPSYKESMMRLSRIHHDQPMKPLDQAVFWIEFVMRNKGAKHLRVAAHDLTWYQYYCLDVAAFLLSIVALVTFIFVKSCAWLFRKCCRRTSAKSKKE; from the exons ATGAGGTTTTCAGGGATATGCAAGCTTGACTGTAACAAGGCAACAAGTAGTCTGGCTGTAAATTCAGATATGATGGTTAACAGCAACTTCATCCCCTTTGTGGCTTTGCTGCTAAGTGGGTCTAAAATCACTCTTAGTGGTAAAATACTGGTGCTTCCTGGTGAATACAGCCACTGGCACAACATGCGCATAATCGTGGATGAACTGGCCGCTCGGAATCACAGCGTGACTGTTCTCGTGCACACTGCCACACCTACGGTCAAGCACATGGAAAAGGAGAACtttaaatacattgtttttaag ATCAACATGGAAAAAACACATACAGAGATCATGTGGCAGAACTTCATTAATGCGTGGATGAACGAGACCGTCACCGGGATTAAGACTTTGTCATTGTTTTGGAACATACTATCTGAATTTGAGGAATATTTTGGAGCAGCTTGTGAAGGAATGCTGCTTAATCAAGAGCTCATAGCTTCACTCAGGGAATCACACTTTGATGTGCTTCTATTTGATCCCATGATGCCATGCAGTGATTTATTGGCAGAGAATCTCGGCCTCCCCCAGGTGCTGTCTATTCGATTCACTTTAGCATACAGTTTGGAGAGACTATGCGGTCAGTTACCAACACCACCGTCGTATGTGCCCGCTGTTGCTTCTCAAGGGCATCTCACTGACCACATGAACTTCATACAGCGGGTAGAGAATGTGCTATTGTATGTTGCTCACACAGCAGTATTCAAACGGCAAATTATGCTAATGTTTGATAAGTATTACACCAAAATAACAG GTAAACCCACAACGCTATGTGACACTATGGGAAAAGCGGACATCTGGTTAATCAGAACTTACTGGGACTTTGAGTATCCACGACCATTCCTGCCAAACTTCAAATTTGTGGGGGGGCTGCACTGCAAGCCTGCGAAACCACTTCCAAAA GAGATGGAGGAGTTTGTTCAGAGCTCAGGGGATGATGGCATTGTGGTCTTTTCCCTGGGCTCCATGGTGAAGAACCTCACCAAAGAGAGAGCCAACACCATCGCTGCAGCACTCGGGCAGATCCCACAGAAG GTCTTGTGGCGGTATACAGGAGAGAAACCAGACACTCTTGCTCCAAACACAAGACTCTATGACTGGATTCCCCAGAATGACTTACTAG GACATCCTAAAACCAAGGCCTTCATCACTCATGGTGGAACTAATGGACTATATGAAGCTATTTACCATGGTGTCCCAATGGTGGGCATTCCGCTCTTTGCCGACCAGCCAGATAATCTGCTTCACATGAAAACCAAAGGAGCGGCTGTTATGCTCGAATACAACAAAATGCAGACCAAAGACCTGAAGGACGCTCTCACCGAAGTTATTAACAATCCCTC GTACAAAGAGAGCATGATGAGGCTTTCCCGAATCCACCATGATCAGCCGATGAAGCCGCTGGACCAGGCTGTCTTCTGGATCGAGTTTGTGATGCGCAACAAGGGGGCCAAGCACCTGAGGGTGGCGGCCCATGACCTCACTTGGTACCAGTACTACTGCCTGGATGTCGCTGCCTTTTTGCTGTCCATAGTCGCTCTGGTCACATTCATCTTTGTGAAATCGTGTGCTTGGCTCTTCCGTAAATGTTGCAGAAGGACCTCAGCAAAGAGCAAAAAAGAGTGA
- the LOC108430447 gene encoding UDP-glucuronosyltransferase 2C1-like isoform X4 translates to MTACKRAAFCLLLLLTLGQAPRCVLAGKILIWPGEFSHWLNVKVIIEELIARGHNITVVTHSATPFVKTTQSPGYNVDIIQVPHTKQDFIESFEKFVKYFTYDLPNDNIIQASLKIKGLIDVLSEQNDVFCRNLFARKDLMEKWNKEEFEVLLTDPMVFCGELLAQKLNLPFVVSLRFSFGSSMERLCGQLPTPPSYVPGAALGYTDQMDFPQRLKNFFFYIFQDFVFSLVVKTKWHNLFTEIMGKPTTLCDTMGKADIWLIRTYWDFEYPRPFLPNFKFVGGLHCKPAKPLPKEMEEFVQSSGDDGIVVFSLGSMVKNLTKERANTIAAALGQIPQKVLWRYTGEKPDTLAPNTRLYDWIPQNDLLGHPKTKAFITHGGTNGLYEAIYHGVPMVGIPLFADQPDNLLHMKTKGAAVMLEYNKMQTKDLKDALTEVINNPSYKESMMRLSRIHHDQPMKPLDQAVFWIEFVMRNKGAKHLRVAAHDLTWYQYYCLDVAAFLLSIVALVTFIFVKSCAWLFRKCCRRTSAKSKKE, encoded by the exons ATGACAGCATGCAAGCGAGCTGCTTTCTGCCTTCTGCTTCTTCTCACCCTGGGCCAGGCTCCACGCTGTGTGTTGGCAGGAAAGATCCTCATCTGGCCAGGAGAATTTAGCCACTGGCTGAATGTCAAAGTCATCATAGAAGAGCTGATCGCAAGAGGACACAATATAACTGTAGTTACCCACAGTGCTACACCATTTGTGAAGACGACTCAGTCTCCGGGCTATAATGTGGACATTATTCAGGTGCCCCACACCAAGCAGGACTTCATTGAGAGTTTTGAAAAATTTGTAAAGTATTTTACCTATGACCTGCCAAATGACAACATTATCCAGGCTTCTCTGAAGATCAAGGGACTCATCGATGTGCTATCAGAGCAGAATGATGTCTTTTGCCGAAATCTCTTTGCTCGTAAAGATCTAATGGAGAAGTGGAATAAGGAAGAATTCGAGGTCCTTCTAACTGACCCCATGGTTTTCTGTGGGGAACTGCTGGCCCAGAAACTGAACCTGCCATTTGTCGTCAGTCTGAGATTCTCTTTTGGGAGTTCCATGGAGCGACTCTGCGGACAGCTGCCAACACCACCCTCCTACGTGCCAGGGGCTGCCCTCGGGTACACAGATCAAATGGATTTTCCTCAGAgactgaaaaacttttttttttatatttttcaagaTTTTGTGTTCAGTCTCGTGGTCAAAACAAAATGGCATAACCTGTTTACTGAAATAATGG GTAAACCCACAACGCTATGTGACACTATGGGAAAAGCGGACATCTGGTTAATCAGAACTTACTGGGACTTTGAGTATCCACGACCATTCCTGCCAAACTTCAAATTTGTGGGGGGGCTGCACTGCAAGCCTGCGAAACCACTTCCAAAA GAGATGGAGGAGTTTGTTCAGAGCTCAGGGGATGATGGCATTGTGGTCTTTTCCCTGGGCTCCATGGTGAAGAACCTCACCAAAGAGAGAGCCAACACCATCGCTGCAGCACTCGGGCAGATCCCACAGAAG GTCTTGTGGCGGTATACAGGAGAGAAACCAGACACTCTTGCTCCAAACACAAGACTCTATGACTGGATTCCCCAGAATGACTTACTAG GACATCCTAAAACCAAGGCCTTCATCACTCATGGTGGAACTAATGGACTATATGAAGCTATTTACCATGGTGTCCCAATGGTGGGCATTCCGCTCTTTGCCGACCAGCCAGATAATCTGCTTCACATGAAAACCAAAGGAGCGGCTGTTATGCTCGAATACAACAAAATGCAGACCAAAGACCTGAAGGACGCTCTCACCGAAGTTATTAACAATCCCTC GTACAAAGAGAGCATGATGAGGCTTTCCCGAATCCACCATGATCAGCCGATGAAGCCGCTGGACCAGGCTGTCTTCTGGATCGAGTTTGTGATGCGCAACAAGGGGGCCAAGCACCTGAGGGTGGCGGCCCATGACCTCACTTGGTACCAGTACTACTGCCTGGATGTCGCTGCCTTTTTGCTGTCCATAGTCGCTCTGGTCACATTCATCTTTGTGAAATCGTGTGCTTGGCTCTTCCGTAAATGTTGCAGAAGGACCTCAGCAAAGAGCAAAAAAGAGTGA
- the LOC108430447 gene encoding UDP-glucuronosyltransferase 2C1-like isoform X2 has translation MRFSGICKLDCNKATSSLAVNSDMMVNSNFIPFVALLLSGSKITLSGKILVLPGEYSHWHNMRIIVDELAARNHSVTVLVHTATPTVKHMEKENFKYIVFKVNMEQQDAINMWQNFINAWMNQTAIGIQTLSLFWKMMSGFQSYLQAVCEGMLLNEQLIASLRGMHFDMLLYDPMMLCSDLLAETLGLPQVVSLRLTFAYSMERLCGQLPTPPSYVPSVASHGHLTDHMDFIERLENVLLYISHTTVFKLQAMSTYDKFYTKKMGKPTTLCDTMGKADIWLIRTYWDFEYPRPFLPNFKFVGGLHCKPAKPLPKEMEEFVQSSGDDGIVVFSLGSMVKNLTKERANTIAAALGQIPQKVLWRYTGEKPDTLAPNTRLYDWIPQNDLLGHPKTKAFITHGGTNGLYEAIYHGVPMVGIPLFADQPDNLLHMKTKGAAVMLEYNKMQTKDLKDALTEVINNPSYKESMMRLSRIHHDQPMKPLDQAVFWIEFVMRNKGAKHLRVAAHDLTWYQYYCLDVAAFLLSIVALVTFIFVKSCAWLFRKCCRRTSAKSKKE, from the exons ATGAGGTTTTCAGGGATATGCAAGCTTGACTGTAACAAGGCAACAAGTAGTCTGGCTGTAAATTCAGATATGATGGTTAACAGCAACTTCATCCCCTTTGTGGCTTTGCTGCTAAGTGGGTCTAAAATCACTCTTAGTGGTAAAATACTGGTGCTTCCTGGTGAATACAGCCACTGGCACAACATGCGCATAATCGTGGATGAACTGGCCGCTCGGAATCACAGCGTGACTGTTCTCGTGCACACTGCCACACCTACGGTCAAGCACATGGAAAAGGAGAACtttaaatacattgtttttaagGTCAACATGGAACAACAAGACGCAATTAATATGTGGCAGAACTTCATCAATGCTTGGATGAATCAGACGGCAATTGGGATTCAgactttgtctttgttttggaAAATGATGTCTGGATTTCAGAGTTATCTTCAGGCAGTATGTGAGGGAATGCTCCTTAACGAACAACTAATAGCTTCACTTAGAGGGATGCACTTTGACATGCTTCTGTACGATCCCATGATGCTGTGCAGTGATCTATTGGCAGAGACCCTCGGCTTGCCCCAGGTGGTGTCTCTTCGACTCACTTTTGCATACAGTATGGAGAGACTGTGTGGTCAGTTGCCAACACCACCTTCGTATGTGCCCTCTGTTGCCTCCCACGGACATCTCACTGACCACATGGACTTCATAGAGCGGTTAGAGAATGTGCTGCTGTACATTTCTCACACCACAGTATTTAAACTGCAAGCAATGTCAACGTATGATAAGTTTTATACCAAAAAAATGG GTAAACCCACAACGCTATGTGACACTATGGGAAAAGCGGACATCTGGTTAATCAGAACTTACTGGGACTTTGAGTATCCACGACCATTCCTGCCAAACTTCAAATTTGTGGGGGGGCTGCACTGCAAGCCTGCGAAACCACTTCCAAAA GAGATGGAGGAGTTTGTTCAGAGCTCAGGGGATGATGGCATTGTGGTCTTTTCCCTGGGCTCCATGGTGAAGAACCTCACCAAAGAGAGAGCCAACACCATCGCTGCAGCACTCGGGCAGATCCCACAGAAG GTCTTGTGGCGGTATACAGGAGAGAAACCAGACACTCTTGCTCCAAACACAAGACTCTATGACTGGATTCCCCAGAATGACTTACTAG GACATCCTAAAACCAAGGCCTTCATCACTCATGGTGGAACTAATGGACTATATGAAGCTATTTACCATGGTGTCCCAATGGTGGGCATTCCGCTCTTTGCCGACCAGCCAGATAATCTGCTTCACATGAAAACCAAAGGAGCGGCTGTTATGCTCGAATACAACAAAATGCAGACCAAAGACCTGAAGGACGCTCTCACCGAAGTTATTAACAATCCCTC GTACAAAGAGAGCATGATGAGGCTTTCCCGAATCCACCATGATCAGCCGATGAAGCCGCTGGACCAGGCTGTCTTCTGGATCGAGTTTGTGATGCGCAACAAGGGGGCCAAGCACCTGAGGGTGGCGGCCCATGACCTCACTTGGTACCAGTACTACTGCCTGGATGTCGCTGCCTTTTTGCTGTCCATAGTCGCTCTGGTCACATTCATCTTTGTGAAATCGTGTGCTTGGCTCTTCCGTAAATGTTGCAGAAGGACCTCAGCAAAGAGCAAAAAAGAGTGA
- the LOC119262239 gene encoding UDP-glucuronosyltransferase 2A2-like, whose protein sequence is MTACERAAFYFSLLLILGETPHCVTAGKVLVWPGEFSHWFHFRVIIEGLIERGHNVTVVTYSATPSVNTTPSLGYNVEIIQVPHTKQDVTDRMDGFIKYWTYDMANDNIIQASLKIKELINFMSQQNDVFCRNLFARKDLMEKWNKEEFEVLLTDPMIFCWELLAQKLNLSFIISLRFSFGSAMERLCGQLPAPPSYVPGAAFGYTDEMGFPQRLNNFLFYRFQDFVFRLVTRRWDHLFTEMMGKQ, encoded by the coding sequence ATGACTGCGTGCGAGCGAGCTGCTTTCTACTTTTCGCTTCTTCTCATTCTGGGCGAGACTCCACACTGTGTGACAGCAGGAAAGGTCCTCGTCTGGCCAGGAGAATTTAGCCACTGGTTTCATTTTAGAGTAATCATAGAGGGACTAATCGAAAGAGGACACAATGTGACTGTAGTTACTTACAGTGCTACACCATCAGTGAACACAACTCCGTCTCTGGGCTACAATGTGGAGATTATCCAGGTGCCCCACACCAAGCAGGACGTCACTGACCGAATGGATGGATTTATAAAATACTGGACGTATGACATGGCAAATGACAACATAATCCAGGCTTCTCTGAAGATCAAGGAGCTCATCAACTTCATGTCACAGCAGAATGATGTCTTTTGCCGAAATCTCTTTGCTCGTAAAGATCTAATGGAGAAGTGGAATAAGGAAGAATTTGAGGTCCTTCTAACTGACCCCATGATTTTCTGCTGGGAACTGCTGGCCCAGAAACTGAACCTGTCATTTATCATCAGTCTGAGATTCTCTTTTGGAAGTGCTATGGAGCGACTCTGCGGACAACTGCCAGCACCACCCTCCTACGTGCCGGGGGCTGCCTTCGGGTACACGGATGAAATGGGTTTCCCTCAGAGACTGAACAATTTCTTGTTTTATCGTTTTCAAGATTTTGTGTTCCGTCTTGTGACTAGGAGGTGGGATCACCTCTTTACTGAAATGATGGGTAAACAATGA
- the LOC108430447 gene encoding UDP-glucuronosyltransferase 2C1-like isoform X11: protein MIYRHLLPLVALLLIRSEITLGGNILVVPGDYSHWHNMRVIVDELVARNHSVTVLGHTASPSINYTQKENFKYIVFKINMEQQDAQNMWQNFIIAWMNKTVTGIRTLMVFWNMMSEFDHYFEAACEGMLLNQELIASLRESHFDVLLYDPILPCSNLLAETLGLPKLVSIRLSLAYSMERLCGQLPAPPSYVPTVATQGHLTDHMDFIERLENVLLYVAHTAIFKLHMIFMFDKYYTRVMGKPTTLCDTMGKADIWLIRTYWDFEYPRPFLPNFKFVGGLHCKPAKPLPKEMEEFVQSSGDDGIVVFSLGSMVKNLTKERANTIAAALGQIPQKVLWRYTGEKPDTLAPNTRLYDWIPQNDLLGHPKTKAFITHGGTNGLYEAIYHGVPMVGIPLFADQPDNLLHMKTKGAAVMLEYNKMQTKDLKDALTEVINNPSYKESMMRLSRIHHDQPMKPLDQAVFWIEFVMRNKGAKHLRVAAHDLTWYQYYCLDVAAFLLSIVALVTFIFVKSCAWLFRKCCRRTSAKSKKE from the exons ATGATATACAGACATCTTCTCCCGTTGGTGGCTTTGCTACTAATCAGGTCTGAAATCACTCTCGGTGGTAACATACTGGTGGTCCCTGGTGATTACAGTCACTGGCACAATATGCGCGTAATCGTGGATGAACTGGTCGCTCGGAATCACAGCGTGACTGTTCTTGGGCACACTGCCTCACCTTCAATCAATTACACGCAAAAGGAGAACttcaaatacattgtttttaagATCAACATGGAACAACAAGATGCACAGAACATGTGGCAGAACTTCATCATTGCTTGGATGAACAAGACTGTAACTGGGATTCGGACTCTGATGGTGTTTTGGAACATGATGTCTGAGTTTGACCATTATTTTGAGGCAGCATGTGAAGGGATGCTGCTAAATCAAGAGCTCATTGCTTCGCTTAGGGAATCACACTTTGATGTACTGCTGTATGATCCCATCTTGCCATGCAGTAATCTGTTGGCAGAGACCCTTGGCTTGCCTAAGTTGGTGTCTATTCGACTGTCTTTGGCGTACAGTATGGAGAGACTGTGCGGTCAGTTGCCTGCACCACCGTCTTATGTCCCCACTGTTGCAACCCAAGGACATCTCACTGACCACATGGATTTCATAGAGCGGTTAGAGAACGTGCTGTTATATGTTGCTCACACAGCAATTTTCAAACTGCACATGATATTCATGTTTGATAAGTATTACACCAGAGTAATGG GTAAACCCACAACGCTATGTGACACTATGGGAAAAGCGGACATCTGGTTAATCAGAACTTACTGGGACTTTGAGTATCCACGACCATTCCTGCCAAACTTCAAATTTGTGGGGGGGCTGCACTGCAAGCCTGCGAAACCACTTCCAAAA GAGATGGAGGAGTTTGTTCAGAGCTCAGGGGATGATGGCATTGTGGTCTTTTCCCTGGGCTCCATGGTGAAGAACCTCACCAAAGAGAGAGCCAACACCATCGCTGCAGCACTCGGGCAGATCCCACAGAAG GTCTTGTGGCGGTATACAGGAGAGAAACCAGACACTCTTGCTCCAAACACAAGACTCTATGACTGGATTCCCCAGAATGACTTACTAG GACATCCTAAAACCAAGGCCTTCATCACTCATGGTGGAACTAATGGACTATATGAAGCTATTTACCATGGTGTCCCAATGGTGGGCATTCCGCTCTTTGCCGACCAGCCAGATAATCTGCTTCACATGAAAACCAAAGGAGCGGCTGTTATGCTCGAATACAACAAAATGCAGACCAAAGACCTGAAGGACGCTCTCACCGAAGTTATTAACAATCCCTC GTACAAAGAGAGCATGATGAGGCTTTCCCGAATCCACCATGATCAGCCGATGAAGCCGCTGGACCAGGCTGTCTTCTGGATCGAGTTTGTGATGCGCAACAAGGGGGCCAAGCACCTGAGGGTGGCGGCCCATGACCTCACTTGGTACCAGTACTACTGCCTGGATGTCGCTGCCTTTTTGCTGTCCATAGTCGCTCTGGTCACATTCATCTTTGTGAAATCGTGTGCTTGGCTCTTCCGTAAATGTTGCAGAAGGACCTCAGCAAAGAGCAAAAAAGAGTGA